The DNA window aacatatataaaacatatataaaacatatataatatatatatataacacatattgtgttgtaaagcacacaattccctaccaatgacaacaaaaaaatcatctaattgagcatgcagttttcattaacctgtttttttttttgtttcttttttttttttacaaatacccaacaacacatacacatgtgttgtgttgtgtttttttccatcatttctcactgaagcaatacccatcccgtatcagatctgtgtcattactctaatttttgttcctaatgtacttgaaaaacttcttaactctattgattgcaacagtggacttttttccctccgatcttaactccatttatcaattacttattctcttaaaatcctgcttttaagagatggttaggtattcaccatctctcactcttatttatagattttctattctttttcagtagttcagccctagtcaactcggaggtgtcatgtatttggcaattttatttatggtagcactcccctcccctcccctcccctcccctcccctcccctcccctcccctcccctcccctcccctcccctcccctcccctcccctcccctcccctcccctaccgtACACTCTTTTGATTATCTCCCCAATTTtgcctcccctttcctcccccccatcccctcccctcccctcccgtctcctcccctcccctacaccccctcccctatgctccctgtccctacactctgtacactcccctcccctatactaccctacacactcctacacttccctcccctatcctaccctaaactcccgttcgctacactaccctacattaccctatgcccccctcccctacactctcctacactcccctcccgtatcctaccctacactcccctaaactccgatcccctacactaccctatactctcctatgctcccctcccctctaacacgctacactacgctatgctaccctaccctaccctaccctaccctaccctaccctaccctaccctaccctaccctaccctaccctaccctaccctaccctaccctaccctaccctaccctaccctaccctaccctaccctaccctacccttccctaccctaccctaccctaccccaccctatcctatcctatcctatcctatcctatcctatcctatcctatcctatcctatcctatcctatcctatcctatcctatcctatcctatcctatcctatcctaccctccccctgccctcccctcccctcccttccttttattccctccccttccctcccctcttgtcttcttctctcctctcttctttctttcgggtaacttcaaatcgcttcagtcgttcgcatagctcctatccctggctgattcacgggaacccatcagcagcaaccagaagcgctccagctgctgtgtcactggtcgagcaacagtctccaactgggaatcgctgacttcgttgtgtggctcagacaggtgccttgcagttccaccgtggcctggacgtttcctcttgctgtgtccccacctacagcgcacttctgcttagaagcagcagcaggctttgcaagatgtcccactccttccattttcagtggtttagcttggctagccgggtggtgtctgtcaatagaagacaacaacgagatttgggttagaaacagctaactgagtagttcctttgcacaagggcaaggaatatctaccccttcctactggaggctgcagtgtcagagataatgacgggtccttccgagagctttgaaatatcccttggggatgctgagtccagaggaccagagcaaacctgtctaaagtacaccgtggaatcactcggaatgacttcctagcagaagcatgtgtctgatacagcttcagctgcttgcagtgttcttcttcacctcgtacctaaattcagatgagagatctcaatgaagatggaaaggttgagaaatagagaaatcactgatgtgctttgagaacttctaaggactgagtactgcatcaatcccatgttgtaacattaaggattggttagaaaagcaaacgttaaaaacaaggaaaggggaagaacaagtaagctttcttaaagtatctattctatttaaggtatctttaaagaagtaaataagtactgaaatatatatgcagatagagagagagagagagagagagagagagagatacagaaacctaagagtctgctgtgcaggttagcttcttgctctcttttctaaaagtcacagtgaatgcagcatctgtgtgcgttacaagcattaccctcagtccagcacaggtacacacgagaggtcagcctgcaggttgcggaggcaaagcaactgctctggctggatgtgaagagccaagacagaagttgctgtcagggaaaagatacacagaggggatgaaaaagacggagtgtgcttccgaccttcacaacttctaagcaagcggagatgaggttgtggaagaagcaaataagctgttgatctagaagcagcctgaagattgtccttaagcagggccttgcattcttcatttttacagcattgcttgccttcaagtgcacgacgatgattttatgaactttctaccactacagaaatgcaccggattctttcacaaaacttacgggtggtacttggcaatattggtcagcattctctatttccttcttcatctcaattctcttttggcctgtgaagctttccagatcagaggagaagatccacggtaatacggagctttggatactgcaaaggaaacgaagaatcctactgacaactcttttcaacctcgcctgcaagcatcacagaaaagaacaccgaaagaacaccgctttatcatgggaagcataaattggagcataggtgtcctatagctgaagcgaggtgaagcaggttccacacaaggtgaaggagcacacccataagcatttccataaagccgtgttttcaaacaaagggttaagatttagattttcttacaagtgaagaatgaagaaataaaagaaaaagaaaattaccaggacatccagttttcctctagcttgctttgcttctttccgaatctgagtctggagtgacagtcagggagcagcgttgtgcagaaatgccaaagcctccccagctggttgtaccttcatcagcaagggctttgatactgctgcctcctcagcaacatcagccatttccgaggaaagctggtgtccatcaggtcaaataggaatgggaaatccctcttgccacaacttcacactcacaccagagttggcaggacaggccgatggacagagaagcgtctgcaagagtgttagaaaacagactttagatttccgtcaacccaggaagaattacttgctcatcccttcaaagtgaactccgagtagaaggaggggatcccaagctgcattcctgacatctatgctgcaaagtcatccaatgggacatgttactggaccagcctgttacgaacagaaacaggactttgaggttatgctgttggattagaattaagctcaaagagttagtcctttgacgtgtttttgtttgcaagtgttttcactgcttcccagacaatgtctccagcaagctagctgcttgcttcatttgttctgttctgttctgttctgttctttttgattctgttttgttttgttttctcagccaggattcttagagaaatgagattaaagtgatcatattgtatgtccacccatccctccctccccttcgcttgtccagagcttttacctcgtccagcagcttgaatgaactcggtcctaggcgcagttgtgtccaagccattctgttcctagacgtgttgtgagaacagacagctaagtagtggggagaggacgtgctgctgtctgcagtgtgacctcagcgcttaccaaacagtagggaatacacagagaagggccttaggagaacttcaagccccagatacgttttatgtggaaaccatatttcccaagataacactggacgcaactgcataatcaaaagggattaatttcttggttcattcaactcctaggttttagttttaaaacatgtctgtcttggcttaaagcactcttccaatctctatttccagttcctaggatttcctgaaatagggaatcccatttttttctttgtacactctcccagcctctttgttttcctctccccaagaaacttagcactgctctcttcatacttgacaactagatatggagctgtatcagccagaaggaagtttccttcacactttctgcttcttacggtatctgggctcttacctttacacttactcacccttcctacattagcacaaagaaagctgtttgggagatctgatgtcttgttttccagaaactgccctgaatcacctttacgagagctgtcccacgctgcgagcacaagtcttgcagtctggccagatatttgccttctaagtcaataaccaaatctgttacaaaggtaagaacatgtaattaatggaaaggaaatccttttatccttttattttgatccaaattcacttttttttttttttttctagtccaagaatgaattgtggagaaccaccaaaactcaggtgagaaatgaaatgacaaatgttaaggtcaggaagcttgcccactgccattgctaccctgaaagcagatggagtgcatcttcatacgccacagcctgagacactagtcgacaggccagcccgtgtgaggaagtccattgctgcctgaattttaacatgacagggggactcttaagcctcttgtttatgctttagtacttgcggtctatgggaggaccacagcacactcttctctgtctccccttatttgttgatcgtctgtaggaagaagagaacgtgcagaggccctcacccgtacattgggtctgttctcactctgtgcagctccatcattgagcaaagtaccaaccttgaggcttctgtaaggacttgacacaaactacagaatactacaatgaagcattcacaacaaaaccacatttttttccgcagccaagcatcaaaacacttacagaagggcatggtccctctctgtgcacctcaaggggagatccacaaatcctcacgtggtttcatcgcatccagcacccttctctgtgcctcccagctaaacgtgcacagaggcagctgttgccaaagtgctgtggtgacacaattcagttctgtttctgaagtcatcaccgcaggcgcctcccagtgacggcacaacactctctgttgctaatgcgtctgtctcagaaacagctagggaagtaccactatgcccaaactgacttgaattagagtagttcccaaattattctctgctcccctacatctgtggaaggtgggtgatcaatcttttccttgagaaaggactacagagcaaaagagcttgattctgagacgttgcccgtccttgtagagcagttcacctttgatttccatgtcagaaaaaagaaggtgaaatcaacaattcccttcctctgagctgggaataggaaagaagcccaattctccaggaagccttcaaaaggaaactctgcatttctttgttaaacaccttgtttaatttcttgaaagaaatctttcccaggactttgcaactgcggtggttcaaagcgggtgggcagccgagttccaccacggccgctctctcactccccctcctcaaagggaaagggggagaaaatacgatgcaaagggctccagggctgagataaggacagggcgatggctcaacaagtatcgtgacgggcaaagcagactcagcagagtgaccctcagggtccctccctgcccctgctccccgtggggtccctcccatgggatgccgtccttccccagctgatcccacacgggctgcccacaggcagcagctcctcaagcactgctcccacacggctccgtcccacgggctccatccatccatccatcccccaggagcaaactgctccagcacgggtcccccacggctgggcggcagctccccccagcccccctgctcctgcgggggctcctctccatggctgcagctgcggcccggggcctgctcctgcgggggctctccacaggccgcagcctcctccaggccacagccacctgctccaccgggggctcctccacccacaggggggcagcagcgtggagatctgctccatgggggacccatgggtgcagggggacagcctgctccaccaggggcctctccctgcacagcccgcaggggaactgctgctgtgagcctggagcacctcctgcctcctgctgcactcaccttgggggctgcagggctgcttctcactccttgctcttccagcttctgttgtgcagcagtatttccccctgcttacatctgctctcccagaggtgcaaacaacatcgcttattggctcagctctggcaagcgccggggcccttttggagctatctggagctggctgttgtctggactgttctcacagacgccatccctgcaggcccctgctaccaaacccttgccacgtaaatccgatcgaagtgtatgcagcaattacaaagccgctgtgctttgggctgtcacgatccttctgcaagtgcaggggaggtgcagggttgctttgcatttccaaaaggaggaagaaagcctccaaccccactggacctcagccacttgcaggatccaagcaacgctccccactttcagttatctccctcccatgcacacagtgggagcaaggttgaacaagcacatttttgaaaatgtttatcttaatgaagaataaaagaagtctacaacacccaatccctctgtgcacccaaggcaaaaatcgtggactattctgcctcaacactattttcagacccaatttgtcaagtcatctagcagaggatttctctcttgttcactcactagcttagtagagcaccagtttacataggtgctggagcagattcctcaaccatctgaagggacttgatcccagaaaagttcaaaactgcagatgactcatgattttgtggtgaagcatctattaaatgagagctgttccgcttagggcacagtgagacagtgtgagaagaaccctgtatctcactgattgaggctttataactctacagaattgtcagtcaacaataaatggaaagtgcaggagatatgttctttcttcctcctttccctgccatacattagcagagagattgtggtgggatataggttcagagcctcacagaagaaggatttgaacccaggctctccacagtctgcactactgcctttctgacagcttttgactattttattttattttattttattttattttattttattttattttattttattttattagtattattattcttctttttctgggtggtgtctaagtcttggggggcagaacaaactgtgggaggagggaatgctactactgtctgtgacagtggtgatttctggacagtgttagcaacagagcttctgcagagaagagaaaatgccaggcagtctctgttggtattccatgtactgagtactgagtgcagttttgggctccacagtataagaaaaagacataaacctgttagagagtgtcgaaagaagggcaacaaacaagagggtctcttttaacagggggattgaggtttgtggcaaggttttggtagcaatttaggggctgcactgtgctggacacagcaacagacgcaccataagccaaagtcagacaataagccaaggtgtgttcacgcgtggtttactgtggtttacgtgtggtttacatatagaagaaagtttttgcctagtggtgagtatactgcagatttgctgcattgttctaaattaaatagcaagataagtgatggcatcgtaggctgggaaaatatttctagagtatcagcgcattttgagcatcattttaactgtttatgcaaacatgaagattattaaaatcagtgtttatttatgtctgtatgtaaacaggtgatcatgttgtatagcatgcagtaaatggtttgtgaatgctgcttgaagaatgaaaagagtaagtcagctccacaaggaataaatgaattttgtttatttgtgcaatgcagagattagaattagaccaacagcatggaaccaaagtcttgctgtgtgccttttatctgtaggacagttcatggaggcttcagcagccctatctgttttctagcactctgaaatgtcctctgtggtgctgcacccagttgaaagcctgcactgattgtgatgaactttcctaacaggaggcacgggtccttcatcggacgctggctggggatgtatgctgcgatgcgggcagatgatgctggcccaagcactgatctgcagacacttagggagaggtgagtgctggtcctgagggaacttcggtattgtctgcagacgcttctttgtaagtactccattaaaagcacaaaccctgaatttattagtgagactttctttgatgccctggtaacagttcctaatgaatcaattcatattcagctgggtgaaatcatcccagcctgaagcagagaaataggcatagaaggagaagaaatggggaatcctgtcgccattattttataaaccttttagtgtaacacccaagttgaggccaagggaaaacctgccaccgtgggacagtgctcttacccttctcttcactactcacttgtcagcagcacgaggtccaaacccccctggtgcaagctcttaagcatgcatgtcacatcccaggatgctgccagtggagtgtttggactttctgtatggatcttatgttgttatttaatgggtgcttagaaatccaacaaggtctaaacacagcctgtacttttaaataatcttggaagctcagagatactggaatggctatcaataCGCAGcgtgatccgtcagaatatgtttgcagttgatgtttttgttttgttttattttccctgtttttacaatctagcctatgatgataaagggcagcttgatgataaataacaagcttggaattctaggagctctacacaaaatgtaaatattcgagatgaattgaaatgtcttttaacatctcattataaagctttctgctgtctagacatttgatcagtgtaatgaaaacgtcaccattttttattctatatcaatttttcctttcagattggcaatgggaaaaacacaaaaaacaaccagaagaatatcacagaatcctacgatgctttctcgacaggaaggcttgctgttattcaatccaccagatgggtaagaacaaacataaactttcaggttttttccactgaaatttctactgtgttgaatcactaatttgcagtatgttaattcataattttaaaaagtggatgtgaagacaaggtgtatgcttatacaaaaataaaaaggtatgcagatgggcgcaaagactagtagtacagaaacattccctgagacctaaataaagccatgtactagaatgtagctcttgataaactctgtaagccttgggtaccagagtcagtaatgttagaatagacagtcttgtagcttattgctgtaatttgtaataaagggcactaacatttgttaacttgtaattctcattgtagtttagaagccttttgtttattaaagaaactggcactccctaagttttgaaaagagcatagattgagaaaataattgttattgctaactacagattgcagttactctagaatgtttgacagtcacggtatttactgtatattgttcccacattctttatggtctcatttttctttgattttgtgtacgtgtgtctttttttcactatgaaaacagcacaggtgggtgttggagaggggaagtcaattggagaatggtttggaccaaatacagttgctcaagtactaaagtaagtgagatcataccagtctcattcagaacgtactcccctggggcagccaagagaaggcccaggcagagttttgaaggctgcatctccccctgtcccacagtcaggaatgtacttgccatctctttacaagtgcagcatggaatgtcatgccacagctcggtgtgcaggtactgagttgggaatgggtgacctctaaattttaataaaggaagagcctgaggagaagaaactgcaggaaagtctcctgctatgccgtctgcatgccctcaccagtcacaccacagatgtatattcctttctgcacagtggcacagctctggcaggtcgagagtgccaccgtgtaggtcggagtggtggtgtgaaacatcagagagaagccatctcggctgaggagggaactgagctgcaattcctccctttctgagcagcagttctgccagcaaggctactggataaagatgggcagctcctcatagtctgggagccacactgaaaggaactgaggctgctcagttctccaggggtacgtggaggtgtcttacctcaggcaggggctaggctacaggtcctgcgagctcagcagcaagtctttgacaccctggaacaggcacatgatctgaagagggaggggagctgaagcatgccctggactccagatctttcatggccaagtttttcatggtgaaacgctcacccccatttctttctggcttatttgaaacagctaattctgccagtgcagcttaagagtgtagctcccttccccaaaggtttggattttgcagaagtggacataaaactgtgtgctgctgtctcccactgaaattttggtgccccaaacccttagctgatttagcttttaacgccccatttctgctgtgcacgcaggctcaggcagaagtaattccactgaattcagtggaatttcttaagcaaaaagtaatctgcaaaactggcataggaatttttttcttttccagatgagaaaagacacaattgggcaagaacccagtgcagagactgtcgagtgcaataaaaagtaataaacttgatgtagttgaactgttactgtcactgcacttagcagtaagacaaaacagtttgcacatggtgcagcgcatatgtttttcctggtaccactcagtacctatttttctaaagatattaaacatttaatgtttaaagttttctttttcttacatggagactttaaaaaatgcagaaaggatgttttttcttaagaaaaaaaaaataaataaatggttctgagtgtaaagctacccttttgatccaactagtttatattaattagtaccttaatgttttctaggaagcttgctttatttgatgaatggaattcattagcagtttatgtatctatgggcaatacggtggtcattgaagacatcaggaagtgacacctcatcagttttctggtaacagtttctgatttgactccatttgccagcatgtatctaaacatgaacaaatacttggggggccatgggtttgtcttgcaagggtaagaagagggaagaaggacatacaaactcagttgtgtttttttgatccctgatgccaacttcgtgctcacatcactggatgtgaagagctccttgaagaatttctactgtcatcattgctgccatttcatttctctggcgttttataggcaaagcttgacactattaataacattaataggacatgtcactgcagtcttaaattgtcatcccccaatcattgatctaacgtctcacttggacgtgccagcacatactgtctgctagaattacttctactaaatagctgtaattgccatgcccggctcgttttgtcttgggtgccctataaagatccctggcaaactagcttaattcactactgagaggaagatctgctttgtgttcctctgtgcgttgactgatttctagttttattcccgcagaaaaaacgtgctggtcccctcctcagagcagcagcgcgtcccacagcagtgcacatt is part of the Anas platyrhynchos isolate ZD024472 breed Pekin duck chromosome 35, IASCAAS_PekinDuck_T2T, whole genome shotgun sequence genome and encodes:
- the LOC140000924 gene encoding cysteine protease ATG4A-like; its protein translation is GLWQGFGSNLGAALCWTQQQTHHKPKSDNKPRCVHAWFTVVYVWFTYRRKFLPSGGTGPSSDAGWGCMLRCGQMMLAQALICRHLGRDWQWEKHKKQPEEYHRILRCFLDRKACCYSIHQMAQVGVGEGKSIGEWFGPNTVAQVLKKLALFDEWNSLAVYVSMGNTVVIEDELIYLDPHTTQSFVDSEENGTVDDESFHCQEAPHRMKIMNLDPSVALGFFCKEECDFDNRCSLVQKEILKQQSLRMFELVQKHPPHWPPFIPPTKPEVTTTGAELIESTDKLFELEEEFEILSV